In the genome of Nonlabens sp. MB-3u-79, one region contains:
- a CDS encoding pseudouridine synthase encodes MSKGNEGSKGKGSGRRDGKSAGASKNNDRRNEKSFDNKGKSPSRNNDSNERPNTRGGKNQVVGTSRSGKAVTKKEYIDRKKSESFTKRKTDKAGTRLNKYIANSGLCSRRDADIYIQAGSVSVNGKPVIEMGYQVMPGDEVRFDDRPIQPTKKEYFILNKPKGFNSPRKGEGSTRTVLDLMENASPNRLHFVGRLGRASLGIMLFTSDLELANKLNNPKQKLRKIYQVALDRSFKHEDLMKLRNGILLDREEVEIKEINYVENGKNNEVGIEIHSGKDNIVQRVFESVGYEIKVLDRVVLGGLTKKDLPRGHYRKLTDQEVINLKMIQ; translated from the coding sequence ATGAGTAAAGGTAACGAAGGATCAAAAGGTAAAGGTAGCGGCCGCCGTGATGGCAAAAGCGCTGGTGCTTCAAAAAACAATGACAGACGCAATGAAAAATCATTTGACAACAAAGGAAAATCTCCTTCTCGCAACAACGATTCTAATGAACGTCCTAATACTCGTGGTGGTAAAAATCAGGTAGTTGGAACTTCTCGTTCTGGTAAAGCTGTTACCAAAAAAGAATACATAGACCGTAAAAAGTCAGAAAGCTTCACCAAAAGAAAAACAGACAAAGCAGGGACTAGGCTTAACAAGTACATCGCAAACTCTGGCCTTTGTAGCCGTCGCGATGCAGACATCTATATACAGGCGGGTAGTGTAAGTGTTAATGGCAAACCTGTTATAGAAATGGGCTACCAAGTAATGCCTGGTGACGAAGTACGTTTTGACGACAGGCCTATACAACCTACTAAAAAAGAATATTTTATTCTTAATAAGCCTAAAGGATTTAATTCCCCACGTAAAGGGGAAGGTTCTACAAGAACGGTCCTGGACCTTATGGAAAACGCTAGTCCAAATCGCCTGCATTTTGTGGGGCGCTTAGGAAGGGCGTCCTTAGGAATTATGTTGTTCACTAGTGATCTTGAATTAGCAAACAAACTGAATAACCCTAAACAAAAATTACGCAAAATCTATCAAGTTGCTTTAGACCGCAGCTTTAAACACGAAGATTTAATGAAATTGCGTAATGGAATTTTACTGGATCGTGAAGAAGTAGAGATTAAAGAAATCAACTACGTTGAGAACGGTAAAAATAACGAGGTAGGAATTGAAATCCACAGTGGTAAAGATAACATCGTGCAACGTGTCTTTGAATCTGTAGGATATGAAATAAAAGTACTTGACAGAGTGGTGTTGGGTGGGCTTACTAAAAAAGATCTGCCACGTGGTCATTACCGCAAGCTAACTGATCAAGAGGTGATTAATCTGAAAATGATTCAGTAA
- a CDS encoding arginine decarboxylase, giving the protein MNTKYIDLIDQTYYFPTEEFELQDEQLRFHGIDLMALVEQYGAPLKFTYLPKISDNINRAKGWFDSAFAKADYKAKYHYCYCTKSSHFKHVLDEALSNDIHIETSSAFDINIVNKLREEGKIQKDTFVICNGFKRDLYIQNIAELIDSGQNCIPIIDNFEELTLLTDATKKKFHCGIRIASEEEPKFEFYTSRLGIGYKNILNFYKTQIESNDQVQLKMLHFFINTGIRDNAYYWNELHKCLKVYISLKKICPSLDSLNIGGGFPIKNSLVFDFDYEYIIDEIVAQIKQVCDEAGVDVPHIFTEFGSFTVGESGGAIYKVLYQKQQNDREKWNMINSSFITTLPDSWAINKRFIMLALNRWSEEYERVLLGGLTCDSDDYYNSEQNVNAIYLPKYHKDKPLYIGFFNTGAYQESIGGFGGIQHCLIPAPKHILIDRDEDGKIQTRVFKEEQTSEQMLGILGY; this is encoded by the coding sequence TTGAATACAAAATACATAGATCTCATTGATCAGACTTATTACTTCCCGACCGAAGAGTTTGAACTGCAAGATGAGCAACTACGGTTCCACGGTATAGACCTTATGGCTCTCGTTGAACAATATGGTGCGCCATTAAAATTCACTTATCTACCTAAAATTTCAGATAATATAAATCGAGCAAAGGGCTGGTTTGATTCCGCTTTCGCGAAAGCAGACTACAAAGCAAAATACCATTACTGTTATTGCACCAAAAGCTCGCATTTTAAACATGTACTGGATGAAGCCTTATCTAATGATATCCACATTGAGACTTCTAGTGCCTTTGATATCAACATCGTTAACAAGTTAAGGGAAGAAGGCAAAATCCAAAAAGACACTTTTGTTATTTGTAATGGTTTTAAACGAGACCTATACATTCAAAACATTGCAGAGTTAATTGATTCAGGACAGAACTGTATTCCTATCATTGATAACTTTGAAGAATTAACGCTATTGACAGATGCCACAAAGAAGAAGTTCCATTGTGGGATACGTATCGCGAGTGAAGAAGAGCCTAAATTTGAATTTTATACCAGTAGGCTGGGAATAGGTTATAAGAATATTCTTAATTTCTATAAAACTCAAATTGAATCTAACGATCAAGTACAACTCAAAATGTTGCACTTTTTTATCAATACTGGCATCAGGGATAATGCGTATTACTGGAACGAGTTACACAAATGCCTTAAAGTTTATATCAGCCTTAAAAAGATATGTCCTTCTCTGGACAGTTTAAATATAGGTGGTGGCTTCCCTATCAAAAATTCCTTAGTTTTTGATTTTGACTACGAGTATATCATCGATGAAATCGTAGCTCAAATCAAACAAGTTTGCGATGAAGCCGGTGTTGATGTGCCCCATATTTTTACAGAATTTGGCTCCTTCACCGTTGGAGAAAGCGGTGGGGCTATTTACAAAGTCTTGTACCAAAAACAACAAAATGATCGTGAGAAATGGAACATGATCAACAGCTCCTTTATCACTACTTTACCAGACTCATGGGCGATTAACAAGCGTTTTATTATGCTTGCACTTAACCGCTGGAGTGAGGAATACGAGCGCGTTTTACTAGGCGGACTAACCTGTGACAGTGATGATTACTATAACAGCGAGCAAAATGTGAACGCTATTTACTTGCCTAAATACCATAAAGATAAACCTTTATATATAGGGTTTTTTAATACAGGAGCTTATCAAGAAAGTATAGGTGGTTTTGGAGGTATACAGCACTGCCTGATCCCCGCACCAAAACATATTTTGATCGATCGCGACGAAGACGGAAAAATTCAAACCCGAGTTTTTAAAGAAGAACAGACCTCAGAGCAAATGCTGGGTATTTTAGGATATTAG